The proteins below come from a single Ictalurus punctatus breed USDA103 chromosome 24, Coco_2.0, whole genome shotgun sequence genomic window:
- the litaf gene encoding lipopolysaccharide-induced tumor necrosis factor-alpha factor homolog: MASAPPMESSVPVGFAAPPSYDEAMGAGGHYPQGSAVPPVLGQKAAAPYPAQPYSQMYPPLQPVAPVASPPVVSVQTVYVQPAAFGDVPAQTCCPVCSQIVVTRLEHNSGTMAWLVCAGLCIIGCMYGCCLIPFCVDGLKDVTHFCPNCNNAIGSFKRL; this comes from the exons ATGGCGAGCGCTCCTCCTATGGAGTCCTCTGTGCCAGTGGGCTTTGCAGCTCCACCGTCTTATGATGAAGCTATGGGCGCAGGAGGCCATTACCCACAAGGCTCTGCGGTTCCTCCTGTTCTGGGGCAGAAGGCCGCAGCTCCTTATCCAGCACAGCCTTATTCACAAATGTATCCACCCCTTCAACCTGTAGCCCCTGTGGCAAGCCCACCCGTGG TTTCAGTGCAGACGGTGTACGTGCAGCCGGCTGCGTTTGGAGACGTTCCAGCGCAGACGTGTTGCCCGGTGTGTTCTCAGATTGTGGTAACTCGACTGGAGCACAATTCAGGCACCATGGCCTGGCTGGTCTGTGCGGGCCTGTGCATTATCGG CTGTATGTACGGGTGTTGCCTGATCCCCTTCTGCGTGGACGGTTTAAAGGATGTGACGCACTTTTGTCCCAACTGCAACAATGCTATCGGCTCGTTCAAGCGGCTCTGA
- the rmi2 gene encoding recQ-mediated genome instability protein 2, with product MQSANVSSSPGEKPRRPPVKVLSSQLREGCTVGSGKPEMSIRRLGGGSLTVSVVWMQGTVLETHTDRNSVLLLDETGNFHITGVNNIPRGKPCLSPGKYVMVMGVVQSHSPEPVLRAVKIADLSDNAAVHRKMWKYEVEDLQQTLP from the exons ATGCAATCCGCGAATGTATCGAGTAGTCCTGGAGAAAAGCCGAGAAGGCCTCCGGTAAAAGTTCTGTCCAGCCAGTTGAGAGAGGGGTGCACCGTGGGGAGCGGAAAGCCGGAGATGAGTATCCGGAGACTGGGCGGCGGCTCGTTAACGGTGTCGGTGGTGTGGATGCAGGGCACAGTGCTGGAAACGCACACTGACCGGAACTCTGTACTGCTTCTGGACGAAACGGGCAACTTTCACATCACTGGTGTTAACAACATCCCAAGAGGAAAACCCTGCCTCAGCCCTG GGAAATACGTGATGGTCATGGGCGTGGTCCAGTCGCATAGTCCGGAGCCAGTGCTTCGTGCAGTGAAGATTGCAGATCTTTCAGATAACGCAGCCGTGCACAGGAAAATGTGGAAATACGAAGTTGAAGACCTCCAACAAACTTTGCCATAA
- the ubfd1 gene encoding ubiquitin domain-containing protein UBFD1 isoform X1 translates to MAAQDGSEGVEMETEVSLKASEVSSDECSKGDKAGAEQAVVADGENSSLSQVSAVSNGDDGEEGKEMVELKIIWNKNKYDLKMPLDGTGAKLKERIHTLTGLPPAMQKVMYKGLLPEDKTLREIKVTNGAKIMVVGSTINDVLAVNTPKEVIQQEVKAEENKKEPLCRQKQHRKVLDKGKPEDVMPSIKGAKERLPTVPLSGMYNKSGGKVRLTFKLEQDQLWIGTKERTEKIPMGSIKNVVTEPIEGHEDYHMMAFQLGPTEASQYWVYWVPAQYVDAIKDTVLGKWQYF, encoded by the exons ATGGCGGCTCAGGATG GAAGCGAGGGAGTGGAAATGGAAACCGAAGTCAGCCTGAAAGCATCAGAAGTCTCGTCTGACGAGTGCAGCAAAGGAGACAAAGCCGGGGCCGAACAAGCCGTCGTGGCAGACGGGGAGAACTCCTCGCTGTCTCAGGTCTCCGCTGTCAGCAACGGAGATGACGGCGAGGAGGGGAAGGAGATGGTGGAACTGAAAATTATTTGGAACAAGAACAAATATGATCTTAAAATGCCTTTAGATGGAACCGGGGCGAAACTGAAAGAGAGAATTCACACACTTACTG GTCTTCCACCCGCTATGCAGAAGGTAATGTACAAAGGACTGCTACCAGAGGACAAAACGCTTCGTGAAATTAAAGTCACAAACGGTGCGAAAATAATGGTAGTTGGGTCTACGATAAACGACGTACTAGCTGTAAATACACCGAAGGAAGTAATTCAACAAGAAGTCAAagctgaagaaaacaaaaaagagccGTTGTGCAGACAAAAG CAACATAGAAAAGTGTTGGACAAAGGAAAACCTGAGGATGTTATGCCGTCAATAAAAGGAGCTAAG GAGCGTTTACCAACAGTGCCTTTATCTGGAATGTACAACAAATCTGGCGGAAAAGTACGGCTCACTTTCAAACTGGAGCAGGATCAGCTGTGGATTGGAACAAAGG AAAGGACAGAAAAAATCCCAATGGGGTCCATCAAAAATGTTGTAACTGAGCCAATAGAAGGTCATGAGGATTATCATATGATG GCGTTTCAGCTGGGTCCGACGGAAGCCTCTCAATACTGGGTTTACTGGGTGCCTGCGCAGTATGTTGATGCAATCAAAGACACAGTCCTCGGGAAGTGGCAGTATTTTTAA
- the ubfd1 gene encoding ubiquitin domain-containing protein UBFD1 isoform X2, translating to MAAQDGSEGVEMETEVSLKASEVSSDECSKGDKAGAEQAVVADGENSSLSQVSAVSNGDDGEEGKEMVELKIIWNKNKYDLKMPLDGTGAKLKERIHTLTGLPPAMQKVMYKGLLPEDKTLREIKVTNGAKIMVVGSTINDVLAVNTPKEVIQQEVKAEENKKEPLCRQKQHRKVLDKGKPEDVMPSIKGAKERLPTVPLSGMYNKSGGKVRLTFKLEQDQLWIGTKERTEKIPMGSIKNVVTEPIEGHEDYHMMLPNQADMLQQCSVQIQARSFS from the exons ATGGCGGCTCAGGATG GAAGCGAGGGAGTGGAAATGGAAACCGAAGTCAGCCTGAAAGCATCAGAAGTCTCGTCTGACGAGTGCAGCAAAGGAGACAAAGCCGGGGCCGAACAAGCCGTCGTGGCAGACGGGGAGAACTCCTCGCTGTCTCAGGTCTCCGCTGTCAGCAACGGAGATGACGGCGAGGAGGGGAAGGAGATGGTGGAACTGAAAATTATTTGGAACAAGAACAAATATGATCTTAAAATGCCTTTAGATGGAACCGGGGCGAAACTGAAAGAGAGAATTCACACACTTACTG GTCTTCCACCCGCTATGCAGAAGGTAATGTACAAAGGACTGCTACCAGAGGACAAAACGCTTCGTGAAATTAAAGTCACAAACGGTGCGAAAATAATGGTAGTTGGGTCTACGATAAACGACGTACTAGCTGTAAATACACCGAAGGAAGTAATTCAACAAGAAGTCAAagctgaagaaaacaaaaaagagccGTTGTGCAGACAAAAG CAACATAGAAAAGTGTTGGACAAAGGAAAACCTGAGGATGTTATGCCGTCAATAAAAGGAGCTAAG GAGCGTTTACCAACAGTGCCTTTATCTGGAATGTACAACAAATCTGGCGGAAAAGTACGGCTCACTTTCAAACTGGAGCAGGATCAGCTGTGGATTGGAACAAAGG AAAGGACAGAAAAAATCCCAATGGGGTCCATCAAAAATGTTGTAACTGAGCCAATAGAAGGTCATGAGGATTATCATATGATG CTACCCAATCAGGCAGACATGTTGCAGCAATGCAGTGTGCAGATACAGGCCagaagcttcagttaa
- the snn gene encoding stannin: MSIMDHSPTTGVVTIIVTLIAIAALGALIFGCWCYLRLQRFTQSEDEESIVGEGETKEPFLLVQYSAHVPRADHKSRLAPTSTESHS; this comes from the coding sequence ATGTCAATAATGGACCACAGCCCCACCACTGGCGTTGTGACGATCATAGTGACCCTGATTGCCATTGCCGCTCTGGGAGCGCTGATCTTCGGCTGCTGGTGCTACTTGCGGCTGCAACGCTTCACTCAGTCCGAGGATGAGGAGAGCATCGTTGGTGAGGGCGAAACCAAAGAGCCTTTCCTCCTGGTGCAGTACTCGGCCCATGTTCCTCGGGCAGATCATAAGAGCAGACTCGCTCCTACCAGCACTGAGAGCCACAGCTAA